The Agromyces hippuratus genome has a window encoding:
- the rsmG gene encoding 16S rRNA (guanine(527)-N(7))-methyltransferase RsmG, producing the protein MIDGLEPEPAAAVELFGEHIEGGRAFADALARHGEELGLIGPLELPRLWTRHILNSALVAPLLRPGRVGDVGSGAGLPGIVLAIMRPDVSFTLIEPMERRVAWLERQADELGLSNVTVVRARAEESKLFDSLDQVTARAVSALRTLIPVTAPLLRPGGELVLMKGAGVDGEIGAAEKVIRKYQLHDVEVLVLGEGVVSEVTRVFRATAG; encoded by the coding sequence ATGATCGACGGACTCGAACCCGAACCGGCCGCGGCCGTCGAACTCTTCGGCGAGCACATCGAGGGTGGTCGGGCATTCGCCGACGCCCTCGCGCGCCACGGCGAAGAGCTCGGCCTGATCGGCCCGCTCGAACTGCCGCGTCTGTGGACCCGGCACATCCTGAACAGTGCACTGGTCGCACCGCTGCTGCGTCCCGGCCGGGTCGGCGACGTCGGGTCCGGCGCCGGCCTGCCCGGCATCGTGCTCGCGATCATGCGACCGGATGTCTCGTTCACCCTCATCGAGCCGATGGAACGACGCGTCGCGTGGCTCGAGCGTCAGGCTGATGAACTCGGCCTCTCGAACGTGACGGTGGTGCGCGCCCGCGCTGAGGAGTCGAAGCTCTTCGACTCGCTCGACCAGGTGACTGCCCGGGCGGTGAGCGCGCTCCGCACACTCATCCCCGTCACCGCTCCCCTGCTGCGACCCGGCGGCGAACTCGTGCTCATGAAGGGCGCCGGAGTCGACGGCGAGATCGGCGCGGCCGAGAAGGTCATCCGCAAGTACCAGCTGCACGACGTGGAGGTGCTCGTGCTCGGAGAGGGCGTCGTCTCCGAGGTCACGAGGGTGTTCCGCGCCACTGCGGGCTGA